The Paracoccus liaowanqingii genome window below encodes:
- a CDS encoding IS3 family transposase (programmed frameshift): MSDIEIITDGGRRRRWSAAAKLRIVEETLDDRASISVVARRNGVAPNLLYRWRRLMLEGGSVAVTEDDDVTSNKVVRQMEDRIRELERQLGRKTLEAEILREALDKSRFKKTDLARAVAVEGRFPVKAVAETLGVARSNLIDRLHGRTKPRRRYHKAQDAAVVPRITALVTVRPTYGYRRITAILNRQLRSEGLAPVNHKRVYRIMKAHSLLLARIYTERPEHVHDGKVIVLRSNLRWCSDGFEFTCWNGDIVRGAFVIDAHDREIIAWRAVVNAGISGSDIRDVLLEAVERRFGTYRAPSVIEMLSDNGSPYIAKDTQIFTRQLGLKPCFTPVQSPQSNGISEAFVKTLKRDYVQVTPLPDAQNVLGLIGGWIEDYNDNHPHSGLKMRSPREFIAAQTATA; this comes from the exons ATGTCTGATATAGAAATCATCACCGATGGCGGCCGTCGGCGCCGCTGGAGCGCGGCCGCGAAGCTGCGGATCGTTGAGGAGACGCTGGACGACCGGGCCAGCATCTCGGTGGTCGCGCGCCGTAATGGCGTGGCGCCGAACCTGCTGTATCGTTGGCGGCGGCTCATGCTCGAAGGAGGGAGTGTCGCCGTGACCGAGGACGATGACGTCACCAGCAACAAGGTCGTCCGGCAGATGGAAGACCGCATCCGGGAACTCGAACGCCAGCTCGGCCGCAAGACGCTGGAAGCCGAGATCCTGCGTGAGGCACTGGACAAGTCACGCT TCAAAAAAACTGACCTTGCTCGCGCGGTCGCCGTTGAGGGACGATTTCCAGTGAAGGCCGTGGCGGAAACCCTGGGCGTGGCCCGGTCCAACCTGATCGACCGGCTGCACGGCAGGACAAAGCCGCGTCGGCGCTATCACAAAGCGCAAGACGCGGCGGTGGTGCCAAGGATCACCGCGCTGGTGACGGTGCGGCCGACCTATGGCTACCGGCGGATCACCGCGATCCTGAACCGCCAGCTGCGCTCGGAAGGTCTGGCGCCGGTCAATCACAAGCGGGTCTACCGGATCATGAAGGCCCATAGCCTGCTGCTGGCGCGGATATACACGGAGCGGCCTGAGCATGTCCACGACGGCAAGGTCATCGTCCTGCGCTCGAACTTGCGCTGGTGCAGCGACGGGTTCGAGTTCACCTGCTGGAACGGCGACATCGTCCGCGGCGCCTTCGTCATCGACGCGCACGACCGCGAAATCATCGCCTGGCGCGCGGTGGTCAATGCCGGGATCAGTGGTTCCGACATTCGCGACGTCCTGCTCGAGGCCGTCGAACGCCGCTTCGGCACATACCGCGCGCCGTCGGTCATCGAGATGCTGTCCGATAATGGCTCGCCCTACATCGCGAAGGACACACAGATCTTCACCCGCCAGCTTGGCCTGAAGCCCTGCTTCACGCCGGTCCAGAGCCCGCAGAGCAACGGCATCTCGGAGGCCTTCGTGAAGACGCTGAAGCGCGACTACGTCCAGGTGACGCCGTTGCCGGACGCCCAGAACGTTCTCGGATTGATCGGAGGCTGGATCGAGGACTACAACGACAACCACCCGCACTCAGGGCTGAAAATGCGCTCGCCACGCGAGTTCATCGCAGCTCAAACCGCAACCGCCTGA
- a CDS encoding DUF7680 family protein, whose product MASLQVQATREAPFALRVVKRREGLAAIVYRRRVNDRMEERFDRVAAISPLALTASSGLLRAALKANGGKAKLEPGPYQPLDADWGARVAGFAIVARGLRDATRLSKSAEHFRGADATEAASWFGRMQDGRGLRWVRALRIITEAVS is encoded by the coding sequence ATGGCGTCTTTGCAGGTCCAGGCCACGAGGGAAGCGCCTTTCGCACTTCGCGTCGTTAAACGACGGGAGGGACTGGCAGCCATCGTTTACCGGCGTCGCGTGAATGATCGCATGGAAGAGCGTTTCGATCGGGTGGCCGCGATTTCGCCGCTTGCCCTTACGGCATCTTCAGGCCTTCTGCGCGCCGCACTCAAGGCGAATGGTGGCAAGGCGAAACTGGAGCCAGGTCCCTACCAGCCGCTCGACGCGGACTGGGGCGCACGAGTTGCTGGCTTCGCAATCGTGGCGAGGGGCCTTCGGGACGCGACGCGGCTGTCCAAGTCGGCCGAGCATTTCAGAGGGGCGGACGCAACCGAGGCCGCGTCCTGGTTCGGCCGCATGCAAGATGGCCGAGGACTGCGATGGGTGCGCGCGCTGCGCATCATTACGGAAGCTGTGAGTTAA
- a CDS encoding DUF2924 domain-containing protein, protein MMNVDPIPGRLAALKDAPTAELKKQWLELFEIPPPPFNRRYLESRLAYRIQELAYGGLKPETVRRLERLGEELDGGDRKKSRIRADLMPIAGTRLIREWQGTEQVVTVTQDGFEWQGRPYRSISALARAITGTRWNGWVFFGLKNHRSRA, encoded by the coding sequence ATGATGAACGTCGATCCCATTCCCGGACGTCTAGCCGCCCTGAAGGACGCGCCGACGGCAGAGTTAAAGAAGCAATGGCTAGAACTGTTCGAGATCCCACCGCCGCCGTTCAACCGGCGCTATTTGGAGAGCCGCCTAGCCTATCGCATCCAGGAACTTGCCTATGGCGGGCTGAAGCCCGAGACGGTCCGACGCCTGGAACGGCTGGGTGAAGAACTGGACGGAGGTGACCGAAAGAAGAGCCGGATCCGCGCCGATCTCATGCCCATCGCCGGCACCCGGCTTATCCGAGAATGGCAGGGAACCGAACAGGTCGTCACGGTGACGCAGGACGGTTTCGAATGGCAGGGCCGACCCTACAGGTCCATCTCCGCCCTCGCCCGCGCCATCACCGGCACGCGCTGGAACGGCTGGGTGTTCTTTGGGCTCAAGAACCACAGGAGCCGGGCATGA
- a CDS encoding recombinase family protein produces MTKAVVRKLRCAVYTRKSSEEGLEQEFNSLHAQREACEAYIASQRSEGWVLVRDQYDDGGISGGTLERPALQRLLSDIEDGLVDVVVVYKIDRLSRALMDFSKLVEVFDRNGVTFVSVTQSFNTTTSMGRLTLNILLSFAQFEREVTAERIRDKFRASRMKGMWMGGNPPLGYKVKDRKLVVCSEGADHVRWIYARFLEMGSATELAREVEKRGIRTSRGNHIDKKAIYRILNNRVYIGEAVHKGDSYLGEHAAIIERDIWDKVRATLTDSPRTRAARTRAQTPALLKGLIYGPDGAAFSPSHTRKGGRLYRYYVSQTVLKHGAGACPVGRVPAGEIEAAVIDQLRAVFRQPEIVAGTWKAAHMQDSGVTEADVRDALGQLDPLWDELFPAEQARIAALLVERVDIGIEGLHVRLRIDGLSGLAEEMLAGAMEHAA; encoded by the coding sequence ATGACAAAGGCGGTTGTTCGCAAGCTGCGCTGCGCGGTCTACACGCGCAAATCCTCCGAGGAAGGGCTGGAGCAGGAGTTCAATTCGCTTCATGCCCAGCGCGAAGCCTGCGAGGCCTATATCGCCTCCCAACGCTCCGAGGGTTGGGTGCTGGTGCGCGATCAGTATGACGACGGCGGCATCTCCGGCGGCACATTGGAGCGCCCTGCCCTGCAGCGCCTCTTGTCAGACATCGAGGACGGGCTGGTCGATGTGGTGGTGGTCTACAAGATCGACCGGCTGTCGCGCGCGCTGATGGACTTCTCGAAGCTGGTGGAGGTCTTCGATCGCAACGGGGTGACCTTCGTCAGCGTCACCCAGTCCTTCAACACCACCACCTCCATGGGCCGGCTGACGCTGAACATCCTGCTCAGCTTTGCGCAATTCGAGCGCGAGGTGACCGCCGAGCGGATCCGCGACAAGTTCCGCGCCAGCCGCATGAAGGGCATGTGGATGGGGGGCAACCCGCCGCTGGGCTACAAAGTCAAGGACCGCAAGCTGGTGGTCTGCAGCGAGGGCGCGGACCATGTTCGCTGGATCTATGCCCGCTTCCTCGAGATGGGCTCGGCCACCGAACTGGCCCGCGAGGTGGAAAAGCGCGGTATCCGCACCTCTCGCGGCAACCATATCGACAAGAAGGCCATCTACCGGATCCTGAACAACCGAGTGTACATCGGCGAGGCGGTGCACAAGGGCGACAGCTACCTTGGCGAGCATGCGGCCATTATCGAACGGGACATCTGGGACAAGGTTCGCGCCACTCTCACCGACAGCCCGCGTACCCGCGCCGCCCGCACCCGAGCGCAGACACCTGCCCTTCTGAAGGGGCTGATCTATGGTCCCGACGGTGCGGCCTTCTCGCCCAGCCACACCCGCAAGGGCGGCAGGCTCTATCGCTACTATGTCAGCCAGACGGTGCTGAAGCATGGCGCCGGCGCCTGCCCGGTGGGGCGTGTGCCCGCGGGCGAGATCGAGGCGGCTGTCATCGACCAGCTGCGGGCGGTGTTCCGGCAGCCGGAGATCGTCGCGGGGACATGGAAGGCGGCGCACATGCAGGACAGCGGTGTCACCGAGGCCGACGTCCGTGATGCGCTGGGCCAGCTGGATCCGCTTTGGGACGAACTCTTCCCGGCCGAGCAGGCGCGCATCGCGGCGTTGCTGGTCGAGCGCGTCGACATCGGCATCGAAGGTCTGCATGTGCGCCTGCGCATTGATGGTCTCAGCGGCCTTGCCGAGGAGATGCTTGCTGGCGCGATGGAGCATGCGGCATGA
- a CDS encoding transposase: MGYSPEHKAAVLKRMLPPNTMAIRQLSQEEGISEATLHKWRAEARGNGQLLPDADASPEGWSSRHKFAGVLETAALNEADLSEYCRTRGLYPAQITAWRAACEPANDWDRASMTRISQATREEKKRVKDLERDPARKDRAMRRSRG, encoded by the coding sequence GTGGGATATTCGCCGGAACACAAGGCCGCTGTGCTGAAGCGGATGTTGCCGCCGAACACCATGGCCATTCGGCAGCTGTCGCAAGAGGAAGGGATCTCCGAGGCGACGCTGCACAAGTGGCGAGCCGAGGCGCGTGGCAACGGTCAGCTTTTGCCGGATGCAGATGCAAGTCCCGAGGGCTGGTCTTCGCGCCACAAGTTCGCAGGGGTGTTAGAAACAGCTGCGCTGAATGAGGCCGATCTGAGCGAATACTGCCGGACGCGCGGGCTCTATCCAGCGCAGATCACCGCGTGGCGGGCGGCATGCGAACCGGCGAATGACTGGGATCGCGCCAGCATGACCCGGATTAGCCAGGCGACCAGGGAAGAGAAGAAGCGGGTCAAGGATCTGGAACGGGACCCGGCACGCAAAGATCGCGCAATGAGGAGATCGCGCGGCTGA
- a CDS encoding helix-turn-helix transcriptional regulator, whose translation MTEEIWRLPRVAATIGMRRSWIYLAVKEGRFPAPVQIGTRAIGWKRSAVLAWLESRQRRTL comes from the coding sequence ATGACTGAAGAAATCTGGCGCTTGCCCCGTGTAGCGGCAACGATCGGCATGAGGCGCTCATGGATCTACCTTGCAGTAAAGGAAGGTCGGTTCCCGGCACCGGTGCAGATTGGTACCCGGGCTATCGGCTGGAAACGCAGCGCAGTTCTGGCCTGGCTGGAAAGCCGCCAGCGGAGGACGCTCTGA
- a CDS encoding DUF499 domain-containing protein: MGVKEGSKPRDDVLQGELDDAIFAASFGKLIRNDGPAIYRDSNLFFKNTHPTVALSKLCRDVFGRLSSTTEAGAILRLSTGFGGGKTHALMTLWHLAKVMGDPTKGTDLLPSAGRPSSVRICGIDAEGAGYPVFARHGELEAKSLAAELAFQLGGPSALNALGPTNSAAASPDEATVESWLPNEPTLILIDELVLHMEKLTEQEIGNLIGFLRTLMTAIATRKQVVLVISDPKDQPANAQGAARLAHLARMLEQQTGRQATVIEPIGNETAQVIIRRLFDYVDPAFAHKTSADHHALYQRVAVDHPTLVPEEARSLKYSERLRACYPLHPRLIKTAEERLRVLPDYNLSRGTLRLFARMVRGVWDDPARNPEIITAGEIDWSSPLIQDDLLERLGREKFRAAVAADVEGHAGELDGGVWGQHRRVASALLLESLPMESSSGLDHVDLTLAVLRPEDGGDEPAHALDRLAGACWHLYPMSGSANAWQFRYEPNILKQIEERMGQVPRADSLDRLKTEIQKSFQGAFAKLLAWPPNAKAVPERAEIQLALCETEELASSIVSYTDDTPGAETMRTYRNAIVAVAPDANGLEKAIQRIQRLMAAEAIEAEQTNSEGGKLAREQLKKQIPELRKATRLEAARAFNRLVLADGSALTIDERFIAPPDTPPMQLPSGQDAVRAFVEDRKLIYGDTDSLYPDRFLELVFNGAVPLADEPEARTAASLHRRFLSAQGLRLVPNATIVRSSILRAVTDGRLVVRQEDGTAFDAKGAVYTSNGKRLRDKDRKLTTLPMDETTRVAEAGCSTAQGWLKETDGQETAPPPDSLPLPPPPPKGAGPTSTTDPETAAGYADKRSLITLRIVCVTAADAQRALGAASPLGATDITVEADLTGEMKDGGKLAFSVTETRVAAAIKPLTMAQTLGNSLAPGSSIRVTLALGFGKDGKADLGALLRSVFMQLPENATIEARFAPLSV, encoded by the coding sequence ATGGGCGTTAAGGAGGGCAGCAAGCCGCGTGACGACGTTCTGCAAGGCGAACTAGACGACGCTATTTTCGCTGCCAGCTTCGGGAAGCTGATCCGCAACGATGGGCCGGCAATATACCGCGATTCGAATTTATTCTTCAAGAATACCCACCCAACGGTCGCCCTAAGTAAACTGTGCAGGGACGTTTTTGGTCGTCTTTCCTCAACAACAGAGGCAGGCGCTATCCTCAGATTGTCGACGGGGTTTGGGGGCGGCAAGACACACGCGCTGATGACTCTTTGGCACCTCGCCAAGGTTATGGGTGACCCAACAAAGGGCACCGATCTTCTACCATCTGCCGGCCGCCCTAGCTCAGTCAGGATTTGTGGCATCGATGCTGAAGGCGCAGGCTATCCAGTTTTTGCGCGTCATGGCGAACTGGAGGCAAAGAGCCTGGCAGCAGAGTTGGCTTTTCAGCTAGGCGGCCCGAGTGCATTAAACGCGTTGGGACCGACCAATAGCGCTGCAGCCTCGCCAGACGAAGCTACTGTTGAATCATGGCTGCCGAATGAGCCTACCCTTATTCTTATCGACGAACTCGTCCTCCATATGGAAAAACTCACTGAGCAGGAGATTGGCAATCTGATCGGCTTCCTCCGAACATTGATGACAGCGATCGCTACCCGGAAGCAGGTGGTCCTCGTCATTAGTGATCCTAAGGACCAACCTGCCAATGCGCAGGGCGCCGCTCGCCTTGCGCATCTTGCACGAATGCTAGAGCAACAGACAGGTCGGCAGGCCACGGTTATTGAGCCGATTGGCAATGAAACAGCACAAGTCATCATCCGCCGCCTCTTTGATTATGTGGACCCGGCGTTCGCGCACAAGACATCAGCGGATCATCATGCTCTGTATCAACGAGTGGCAGTTGATCATCCGACGCTGGTGCCAGAAGAAGCGAGGTCGTTAAAGTACTCAGAGCGACTTCGTGCCTGCTATCCGCTGCACCCGCGCCTCATAAAAACGGCTGAGGAGCGGCTTCGTGTTCTTCCGGATTACAACCTCTCCCGTGGGACACTTCGTCTATTTGCTCGTATGGTCCGCGGCGTCTGGGATGACCCGGCGCGCAACCCAGAGATCATCACTGCTGGTGAGATCGATTGGTCAAGCCCGCTTATTCAGGACGACCTTCTGGAACGACTGGGGCGCGAGAAGTTTAGAGCTGCCGTAGCGGCGGACGTCGAAGGCCATGCAGGCGAGCTTGACGGCGGCGTATGGGGGCAACATCGGCGCGTGGCTTCTGCTTTGCTGTTGGAAAGCCTGCCGATGGAAAGCAGCAGCGGCCTAGACCATGTGGATCTGACGCTTGCAGTTCTGAGACCGGAGGACGGCGGTGACGAGCCGGCCCACGCTCTTGACCGACTGGCGGGTGCATGCTGGCACCTCTACCCTATGAGCGGGAGCGCCAATGCTTGGCAGTTCCGCTATGAGCCCAACATCCTGAAGCAGATCGAGGAACGCATGGGACAGGTTCCCCGAGCCGACTCTCTCGACAGATTGAAGACCGAGATTCAGAAGTCGTTTCAGGGAGCCTTCGCCAAGCTTCTGGCGTGGCCCCCCAACGCAAAGGCGGTGCCAGAGCGCGCCGAAATTCAGCTGGCGCTCTGCGAAACCGAGGAGCTTGCAAGTTCCATTGTGAGCTACACCGATGACACGCCTGGCGCTGAGACCATGCGCACCTACCGCAACGCAATCGTTGCGGTAGCGCCAGACGCAAACGGCCTCGAGAAAGCAATTCAGCGCATCCAACGTTTAATGGCGGCAGAGGCAATCGAAGCGGAACAGACCAATAGTGAAGGCGGAAAGCTTGCACGTGAGCAGTTGAAGAAGCAAATCCCGGAACTTCGAAAGGCAACGCGCCTCGAAGCTGCACGGGCATTCAACCGCCTTGTGCTTGCTGATGGTTCTGCACTTACAATCGATGAACGTTTTATTGCGCCGCCCGATACTCCGCCGATGCAGCTTCCCTCCGGTCAGGATGCCGTGAGGGCTTTTGTCGAGGATCGGAAGCTCATCTATGGTGACACGGATAGTCTTTATCCTGACCGGTTCTTGGAACTGGTATTCAATGGTGCCGTGCCTCTCGCGGACGAACCCGAGGCACGCACAGCAGCGTCCCTTCATCGGCGTTTTCTCTCCGCTCAAGGTCTACGCCTCGTACCAAATGCTACCATCGTACGCAGCTCAATTCTGAGAGCTGTTACCGATGGCAGGCTGGTGGTGCGCCAGGAGGATGGGACGGCTTTCGATGCAAAGGGCGCGGTCTACACGTCCAACGGCAAACGCTTGCGTGATAAGGACCGCAAGCTGACCACCCTACCAATGGATGAAACAACACGTGTGGCCGAGGCTGGGTGCTCGACCGCTCAGGGTTGGCTGAAGGAAACAGATGGGCAAGAAACCGCGCCCCCTCCGGATAGCTTGCCGCTGCCTCCACCACCGCCGAAGGGCGCTGGTCCGACTTCGACGACAGACCCAGAGACAGCAGCAGGTTACGCCGATAAGCGCAGTCTCATCACATTGCGTATTGTTTGCGTGACCGCCGCAGACGCTCAGAGGGCGCTTGGGGCCGCCAGCCCTCTTGGAGCGACGGACATCACTGTGGAAGCGGATCTGACGGGCGAGATGAAGGACGGCGGCAAGCTGGCCTTCAGTGTGACGGAAACAAGGGTCGCGGCCGCCATCAAACCGCTGACTATGGCGCAGACCCTGGGGAATTCGCTTGCGCCCGGAAGCTCAATCCGAGTGACATTGGCGCTGGGTTTTGGCAAGGATGGCAAGGCTGACCTGGGCGCGCTTCTGCGAAGTGTGTTCATGCAACTGCCTGAAAACGCCACCATAGAGGCGCGCTTTGCGCCGCTTTCGGTCTGA
- a CDS encoding error-prone DNA polymerase family protein: protein MRLIVGCRLDLRCGMSVLVYPTDRPAWSRLCRLLSIGKARAGKGACHLDWPDLQAHAEGLLAILIPDTAGDTCGLRLRRLRDTFSDRAYLALTLRRRPNDQMRLHELSNLAAGLGVATVITNDVLFHVPDRRILQDVVTAIRHTTTVDALGFRRERNADRYVKAPSEMVRLFPRYPEALARTQQIADRCRFSLDELRYQYPEERDDPALTPQQTLEALTWEGTEDRYPEGLPDSVRATLHHELRLIARLDYAPYFLTVNSIVRFARSRGILCQGRGSAANSAVCYVLGITSIDPGRNDLLFERFISEERREPPDIDVDFEHERREEVIQWVYKTYGRSHAALTAVVIRYRSKGALRDVGKALGLPQDLIRAISGQIWSWGEEGITDDQIRELGLNPGDRRLRLLLDLAAQLRGAPRHLSQHPGGFVLTHDRLDDLVPIEPAAMADRQIIEWDKDDIDALKFMKVDILALGMLTCMRRGLDLIAAHKGIRYDLATVPAEDPRTYAMIRKADMRGGPMQASAMSCWMRRTSSLSCLRDSRTHIR from the coding sequence GTGCGGCTGATCGTCGGCTGTCGGCTGGATCTGCGCTGCGGCATGTCGGTGCTGGTCTATCCCACCGACCGCCCGGCCTGGTCGCGCCTCTGCCGGCTTCTGTCCATCGGCAAGGCGCGGGCGGGCAAGGGGGCATGCCATCTGGACTGGCCCGATCTGCAGGCCCATGCCGAGGGGCTGCTGGCCATCCTGATCCCCGACACGGCGGGCGATACCTGCGGGTTGCGCCTGCGCCGGTTGCGGGACACGTTCAGCGACCGGGCCTATCTGGCCCTGACCCTGCGCCGCCGCCCCAACGACCAGATGCGGCTGCACGAGCTGTCGAACCTCGCCGCCGGGCTGGGCGTGGCCACGGTGATCACCAACGATGTGTTGTTCCATGTCCCAGACCGCCGCATCCTGCAGGACGTGGTCACCGCCATCCGCCACACCACCACCGTCGACGCCCTGGGCTTTCGCCGTGAACGCAACGCCGACCGGTATGTGAAAGCCCCGTCCGAGATGGTGCGCCTGTTCCCGCGCTACCCGGAGGCCCTGGCCCGGACCCAACAGATCGCCGACCGCTGCCGGTTCTCGCTGGACGAGCTGCGCTATCAATACCCAGAGGAACGCGATGACCCGGCGCTGACGCCCCAGCAGACGCTGGAGGCGCTGACATGGGAGGGCACGGAGGACCGTTATCCCGAGGGCCTGCCCGACAGCGTCCGGGCCACGCTGCACCACGAACTGCGTCTGATCGCCCGGCTGGACTATGCCCCCTACTTCCTGACCGTGAACAGTATCGTCCGCTTCGCCCGATCGCGGGGCATCCTCTGTCAGGGCCGCGGATCGGCGGCGAACTCGGCGGTCTGCTATGTGCTGGGCATCACCTCGATCGACCCGGGCCGCAACGACCTGCTGTTCGAGCGCTTCATCAGCGAGGAACGCCGCGAGCCGCCCGACATCGACGTGGATTTCGAGCACGAGCGCCGCGAGGAGGTGATCCAGTGGGTCTACAAGACCTATGGCCGCAGCCATGCGGCGTTGACTGCCGTGGTCATCCGCTATCGCTCCAAGGGCGCGCTGCGCGACGTGGGCAAGGCCCTGGGCCTGCCGCAGGATCTGATACGCGCCATCTCGGGCCAGATCTGGTCCTGGGGCGAGGAGGGCATCACCGACGATCAGATCCGCGAGCTGGGCCTGAACCCTGGCGACCGGCGCCTTCGTCTGCTGCTGGATCTGGCCGCGCAGCTGCGCGGCGCGCCCCGGCATCTGTCCCAGCATCCGGGCGGCTTCGTGCTGACCCATGACCGCCTCGACGATCTGGTCCCCATCGAGCCCGCCGCCATGGCCGATCGGCAGATCATCGAATGGGACAAGGACGACATCGACGCGCTGAAGTTCATGAAGGTGGACATCCTCGCGCTTGGCATGCTGACCTGCATGCGCCGGGGTCTGGACCTGATCGCCGCGCACAAGGGCATCCGCTACGATCTGGCCACGGTCCCGGCCGAGGATCCGCGCACATATGCGATGATCCGCAAGGCCGACATGCGTGGCGGTCCTATGCAGGCCAGCGCTATGTCTTGCTGGATGAGGCGAACAAGTAGTCTATCTTGCCTAAGAGACAGTCGGACCCACATTCGCTGA
- a CDS encoding integrase catalytic domain-containing protein, whose translation MTEWVDQVWGTDMTETFTAAEGRAYVFVAVDHCSGEFVGIHAASGASRWEALEPVKQGIAKHFGALDMAGVATGLTLRHDHGSNYMSGDFQHEIRFLGVISSPAFVCQPEGNGMAERAIRT comes from the coding sequence GTGACCGAGTGGGTGGATCAGGTCTGGGGCACGGATATGACGGAGACCTTCACGGCCGCCGAGGGCCGAGCCTATGTCTTCGTCGCCGTGGATCACTGCTCGGGTGAGTTCGTCGGTATTCACGCCGCCTCCGGCGCCAGCCGTTGGGAAGCGCTGGAGCCGGTCAAGCAGGGGATCGCGAAGCATTTCGGGGCGCTTGACATGGCCGGAGTGGCGACGGGCCTCACCCTGCGCCACGACCATGGCTCCAACTACATGTCGGGCGACTTCCAGCACGAGATCCGCTTCCTCGGCGTCATCAGCTCGCCCGCCTTCGTCTGCCAGCCAGAGGGCAACGGCATGGCCGAGCGGGCGATCCGGACGTAG